One genomic region from Salvia hispanica cultivar TCC Black 2014 chromosome 2, UniMelb_Shisp_WGS_1.0, whole genome shotgun sequence encodes:
- the LOC125204187 gene encoding kinesin-like protein KIN-14S isoform X2, translating to MDDQALETLCSSFNQYQSIESPQECSGCEGNCNSVDTGVSSDDTQEACSQTLPIFRKIEGGLQSIREEHARLSNEVKSITIDSLIGSEAFTALENLSVEHELLKNKYHGECDVLKKKYLQECSERKKLYNEVIELKGNIRVFCRCRPLKQDETEKGSTSVVDFDSSQENELQMICSDSSKKQFKFDYVFRPEDSQEAVFDQTMPVVTSVLDGYNVCIFAYGQTGTGKTYTMEGTPDNRGVNYRTLEELFRISKERSCVMRYELFVSMLEVYNEKIRDLLVENPNQPAKKLDIKQSAEGTQEVPGLVEARVYDTDGVWSLLKSGSQVRSVGSTNANEFSSRSHCLLRVTVAGENIINGQRTRSHLWLVDLAGSERVGRIEVEGERLKESQFINKSLAALGDVISALASKSSHVPYRNSKLTHMLQSSLGGDCKTLMFVQISPNSADLGETLCSLNFASRVRGVEHGPARRQTDHAELLKYKQLAEKAKQDEKEAKKLQDNVQALQLRLAAREHICKNLQDKVRDLETQLAEERKTRIKQENRALASLATQSTVTSNQAEKSSTADNKKPPLGPSLRLPLRRLTNLMPPAPANKKSMMSYLPAVRENKENVSRENKGKQVLKARRGSMAVRPPPATTTGQVFQPKRRSSIATFRPESNSSMATPLQKSSSRMMRNERVMGRQSFVWDPQRVWRTSRVSSPLPQSREAVEATPIGPRSSKFRGSPPSQVPGSWKPKHPTVVALQKKVVWSPLKLRGMKNKRNSMMT from the exons ATGGACG ATCAAGCTCTGGAAACCCTTTGTTCTAGTTTTAATCAGT atCAATCGATTGAGTCACCACAGGAATGTTCAG GATGTGAAGGCAATTGCAATTCCGTGGATACGGGTGTTTCTTCTGATGATACTCAGGAAGCATGTTCACAGACTCTTCCGATTTTTCGCAAAATTGAAGGTGGACTACAg AGTATCAGAGAAGAACATGCACGCCTGAGTAATGAAGTAAAGAGCATCACTATTGATTCTTTAATTGGTTCTGAAGCTTTCACTGCTCTTGAGAATCTGA gTGTGGAACATGAACTTCTGAAGAATAAGTACCATGGAGAGTGTGATGTACTGAAGAAGAAGTATCTCCAAGAATGCTCGGAAAGAAAGAAGCTTTATAATGAAGTGATTGAACTCAAAGGCAATATTAGGGTCTTCTGTAGATGCAGGCCACTGAAACAAGATGAGACTGAGAAAGGCTCCACATCAGTTGTTGATTTTGACTCATCTCAGGAGAATGAGCTCCAGATGATTTGCTCTGATTCTTccaaaaaacaattcaaatttgacTATGTGTTCAGACCCGAGGACAGCCAAG AGGCTGTCTTTGACCAAACTATGCCTGTAGTTACCTCTGTCTTGGATGGTTACAATGTATGCATATTTGCCTATGGACAAACAGGCACCGGAAAGACATACACCATGGAAGGAACTCCAGACAATAGAGGAGTAAACTATCGCACCCTGGAAGAGCTCTTTAGGATATCCAAGGAAAGGAGCTGTGTGATGAGATATGAATTGTTTGTTAGCATGCTGGAGGTCTACAATGAAAAGATAAGGGATCTTCTGGTTGAGAACCCGAACCAACCTGCTAAGAA GTTGGACATAAAACAATCAGCTGAGGGTACTCAGGAAGTCCCTGGACTGGTTGAAGCTCGTGTTTATGATACAGATGGAGTTTGGAGTTTGCTTAAATCAGGAAGTCAAGTAAGATCTGTTGGGTCAACCAATGCCAATGAGTTCAGTAGCAGATCTCACTG CTTGTTGCGGGTAACTGTAGctggagaaaatataataaacggGCAAAGAACGAGAAGCCATTTATGGCTGGTTGACCTGGCAGGAAGTGAGCGTGTTGGtagaattgaagttgaaggTGAAAGACTGAAGGAGTctcaattcataaataaatccTTAGCAGCATTGGGAGATGTTATCTCAGCCCTAGCCTCAAAGAGTTCTCATGTTCCTTACAG GAACTCGAAGCTTACTCATATGCTGCAAAGTTCCCTAG GTGGAGATTGTAAAACTTTGATGTTCGTTCAAATTAGCCCGAATTCGGCTGACCTTGGAGAAACTCTTTGCTCCTTAAATTTTGCCAGCCGTGTCCGAGGAGTTGAACATGGGCCTGCCCGGAGACAGACAGACCATGCAGAGCTTTTGAAATACAAGCAGCTT GCAGAAAAGGCAAAACAAGATGAGAAGGAAGCCAAGAAGTTGCAGGACAATGTGCAGGCTTTGCAGTTAAGGCTTGCTGCTAGAGAACATATTTGTAAAAATCTTCAAGATAAG GTTCGAGATCTCGAGACTCAATTAGCTGAGGAAAGGAAAACAAGGATAAAACAGGAAAACAGAGCTTTGGCCTCGCTTGCCACTCAGTCAACAGTAACATCAAACCAAGCAGAGAAGAGCTCAACTGCAGATAATAAGAAACCACCATTGGGCCCATCACTAAGGTTGCCACTTAGAAGACTCACAAACCTCATGCCACCAGCTCCTGCAAACAAGAAGAGTATGATGTCCTATCTTCCTGCTGTtagagaaaacaaagaaaatgtcTCGAGAGAAAACAAGGGGAAGCAAGTTTTGAAAGCAAGACGAGGTTCCATGGCTGTAAGACCACCTCCAGCAACGACAACAGGCCAAGTTTTCCAGCCTAAAAGAAGATCATCAATTGCAACATTCCGGCCCGAATCCAACTCAAGCATGGCAACTCCACTTCAAAAATCTTCTTCTAGAATGATGAGGAATGAGCGTGTCATGGGCCGGCAATCATTCGTTTGGGATCCACAAAGGGTTTGGAGAACATCAAGAGTGTCTTCCCCATTGCCACAATCGAGAGAGGCGGTAGAAGCAACACCCATTGGCCCCAGAAGTAGTAAATTTAGAGGAAGTCCTCCTTCGCAGGTCCCTGGATCATGGAAGCCCAAGCATCCAACAGTGGTAGCACTGCAAAAGAAAGTGGTTTGGAGTCCGCTGAAACTGAGAGGcatgaaaaataagagaaattcTATGATGACTTGA
- the LOC125204187 gene encoding kinesin-like protein KIN-14S isoform X1, producing the protein MDDQALETLCSSFNQCITLSPSNADQSIESPQECSGCEGNCNSVDTGVSSDDTQEACSQTLPIFRKIEGGLQSIREEHARLSNEVKSITIDSLIGSEAFTALENLSVEHELLKNKYHGECDVLKKKYLQECSERKKLYNEVIELKGNIRVFCRCRPLKQDETEKGSTSVVDFDSSQENELQMICSDSSKKQFKFDYVFRPEDSQEAVFDQTMPVVTSVLDGYNVCIFAYGQTGTGKTYTMEGTPDNRGVNYRTLEELFRISKERSCVMRYELFVSMLEVYNEKIRDLLVENPNQPAKKLDIKQSAEGTQEVPGLVEARVYDTDGVWSLLKSGSQVRSVGSTNANEFSSRSHCLLRVTVAGENIINGQRTRSHLWLVDLAGSERVGRIEVEGERLKESQFINKSLAALGDVISALASKSSHVPYRNSKLTHMLQSSLGGDCKTLMFVQISPNSADLGETLCSLNFASRVRGVEHGPARRQTDHAELLKYKQLAEKAKQDEKEAKKLQDNVQALQLRLAAREHICKNLQDKVRDLETQLAEERKTRIKQENRALASLATQSTVTSNQAEKSSTADNKKPPLGPSLRLPLRRLTNLMPPAPANKKSMMSYLPAVRENKENVSRENKGKQVLKARRGSMAVRPPPATTTGQVFQPKRRSSIATFRPESNSSMATPLQKSSSRMMRNERVMGRQSFVWDPQRVWRTSRVSSPLPQSREAVEATPIGPRSSKFRGSPPSQVPGSWKPKHPTVVALQKKVVWSPLKLRGMKNKRNSMMT; encoded by the exons ATGGACG ATCAAGCTCTGGAAACCCTTTGTTCTAGTTTTAATCAGTGTATTACTCTATCCCCTAGTAATGCTG atCAATCGATTGAGTCACCACAGGAATGTTCAG GATGTGAAGGCAATTGCAATTCCGTGGATACGGGTGTTTCTTCTGATGATACTCAGGAAGCATGTTCACAGACTCTTCCGATTTTTCGCAAAATTGAAGGTGGACTACAg AGTATCAGAGAAGAACATGCACGCCTGAGTAATGAAGTAAAGAGCATCACTATTGATTCTTTAATTGGTTCTGAAGCTTTCACTGCTCTTGAGAATCTGA gTGTGGAACATGAACTTCTGAAGAATAAGTACCATGGAGAGTGTGATGTACTGAAGAAGAAGTATCTCCAAGAATGCTCGGAAAGAAAGAAGCTTTATAATGAAGTGATTGAACTCAAAGGCAATATTAGGGTCTTCTGTAGATGCAGGCCACTGAAACAAGATGAGACTGAGAAAGGCTCCACATCAGTTGTTGATTTTGACTCATCTCAGGAGAATGAGCTCCAGATGATTTGCTCTGATTCTTccaaaaaacaattcaaatttgacTATGTGTTCAGACCCGAGGACAGCCAAG AGGCTGTCTTTGACCAAACTATGCCTGTAGTTACCTCTGTCTTGGATGGTTACAATGTATGCATATTTGCCTATGGACAAACAGGCACCGGAAAGACATACACCATGGAAGGAACTCCAGACAATAGAGGAGTAAACTATCGCACCCTGGAAGAGCTCTTTAGGATATCCAAGGAAAGGAGCTGTGTGATGAGATATGAATTGTTTGTTAGCATGCTGGAGGTCTACAATGAAAAGATAAGGGATCTTCTGGTTGAGAACCCGAACCAACCTGCTAAGAA GTTGGACATAAAACAATCAGCTGAGGGTACTCAGGAAGTCCCTGGACTGGTTGAAGCTCGTGTTTATGATACAGATGGAGTTTGGAGTTTGCTTAAATCAGGAAGTCAAGTAAGATCTGTTGGGTCAACCAATGCCAATGAGTTCAGTAGCAGATCTCACTG CTTGTTGCGGGTAACTGTAGctggagaaaatataataaacggGCAAAGAACGAGAAGCCATTTATGGCTGGTTGACCTGGCAGGAAGTGAGCGTGTTGGtagaattgaagttgaaggTGAAAGACTGAAGGAGTctcaattcataaataaatccTTAGCAGCATTGGGAGATGTTATCTCAGCCCTAGCCTCAAAGAGTTCTCATGTTCCTTACAG GAACTCGAAGCTTACTCATATGCTGCAAAGTTCCCTAG GTGGAGATTGTAAAACTTTGATGTTCGTTCAAATTAGCCCGAATTCGGCTGACCTTGGAGAAACTCTTTGCTCCTTAAATTTTGCCAGCCGTGTCCGAGGAGTTGAACATGGGCCTGCCCGGAGACAGACAGACCATGCAGAGCTTTTGAAATACAAGCAGCTT GCAGAAAAGGCAAAACAAGATGAGAAGGAAGCCAAGAAGTTGCAGGACAATGTGCAGGCTTTGCAGTTAAGGCTTGCTGCTAGAGAACATATTTGTAAAAATCTTCAAGATAAG GTTCGAGATCTCGAGACTCAATTAGCTGAGGAAAGGAAAACAAGGATAAAACAGGAAAACAGAGCTTTGGCCTCGCTTGCCACTCAGTCAACAGTAACATCAAACCAAGCAGAGAAGAGCTCAACTGCAGATAATAAGAAACCACCATTGGGCCCATCACTAAGGTTGCCACTTAGAAGACTCACAAACCTCATGCCACCAGCTCCTGCAAACAAGAAGAGTATGATGTCCTATCTTCCTGCTGTtagagaaaacaaagaaaatgtcTCGAGAGAAAACAAGGGGAAGCAAGTTTTGAAAGCAAGACGAGGTTCCATGGCTGTAAGACCACCTCCAGCAACGACAACAGGCCAAGTTTTCCAGCCTAAAAGAAGATCATCAATTGCAACATTCCGGCCCGAATCCAACTCAAGCATGGCAACTCCACTTCAAAAATCTTCTTCTAGAATGATGAGGAATGAGCGTGTCATGGGCCGGCAATCATTCGTTTGGGATCCACAAAGGGTTTGGAGAACATCAAGAGTGTCTTCCCCATTGCCACAATCGAGAGAGGCGGTAGAAGCAACACCCATTGGCCCCAGAAGTAGTAAATTTAGAGGAAGTCCTCCTTCGCAGGTCCCTGGATCATGGAAGCCCAAGCATCCAACAGTGGTAGCACTGCAAAAGAAAGTGGTTTGGAGTCCGCTGAAACTGAGAGGcatgaaaaataagagaaattcTATGATGACTTGA
- the LOC125205894 gene encoding mannosylglycoprotein endo-beta-mannosidase-like produces the protein MAAAEGIGKTVLDEGWLAARSTEVHFTGAELTTSHPPTSDQPPWMEAVVPGTVLATLVKNKLVPDPFYGLENQAILDIGNSGREYYTFWFYTTFECKLSTNQHVDLNFRAINYSGEVYLNGHKELLPKGMFRRHSIDITDILNSNGKNLLAVLIYPPDHPGKIPPDGGQGGDHEIGKDVAAQYVEGWDWMAPIRDRNTGIWDEVSLSITGPVKILDPHLVSTFFDNYTRAYLHTTVELVNKSSWVAECSVKIQVGTELEGDVFLVEHLQTQHLSIPAGSNVLYTLPELFFYKPNLWWPNGMGKQSLYNVQITVDANYHGESDSWSQHFGFRKIESHIDTDTGGRLFKVNGEPIFIRGGNWILSDGLLRLSKKRYRTDIKFHADMNFNMMRCWGGGIAERPEFYHYCDIYGLLVWQEFWITGDVDGRGVPVSNPNGPLDHDLFLLCARDTVKLLRNHPSLALWVGGNEQVPPEDINTALKNDLQLHPYFESPVNCKHSVEEIFPISKDPSQYLDGTRIYIQGSMWDGFANGKGDFTDGPYEIQYPENFFKDDFYKYGFNPEVGSVGMPVAATIRATMPQEGWQIPLFNTLPNGYIEEVPNPIWQYHTYIPYSKPGLVHDQILLYGTPKDLDDFCLKAQLVNYIQYRALLEGWTSRMWSKYTGVLIWKTQNPWTGLRGQFYDHLHEQTAGFYGCRCAAEPIHVQLNLSTYWIEVVNTTSNDLSDMAIEVSVWDLEGACQYYQVFDKFTAPSKRTTPTFEMKYPKSESPEPVYFLLLKLYKMSDYEILSRNFYWLHLPGGNYRLLEPYKQRQIPLKITSLTFIRGSSYEVRMHIENTSKKPDSRILRHGNRNLDTSLCPKREEADKSLFGKMLKHFSHKDSGARVVEISGSETGVAFFLQLSVHASGEDKKDTRILPVHYSNNYFSVVPGEVMTVILNFDVPEGVTPQVMINGWNYQSGLTIG, from the exons TTACACCTTCTGGTTTTACACAACCTTTGAGTGCAAGTTG TCAACGAATCAACATGTGGATCTAAATTTCCGTGCTATAAATTATTCCGGGGAAGTTTATTTAAATGGACACAAAGAGTTGCTGCCTAAGGGGATGTTCCGAAGACATTCAATTGATATAACCGATATTCTGAATTCAAATGGTAAAAATTTGCTTGCTGTCCTGATTTATCCTCCTGATCATCCTGGAAAAATTCCCCCTGATGGTGGTCAAGGTGGTGATCATGAG ATTGGAAAAGATGTTGCGGCTCAATATGTAGAGGGTTGGGATTGGATGGCTCCTATAAG AGATAGGAACACTGGCATCTGGGATGAGGTGTCTCTTTCTATTACTGGG CCAGTGAAGATATTAGATCCTCACTTAGTCTCCACATTCTTTGACAATTACACTAGGGCCTACCTTCATACAACAGTGGAGTTGGTAAATAAGAGCAGCTGGGTTGCTGAGTGCTCTGTGAAAATCCAAGTTGGGACTGAACTTGAAGGGGATGTATTCCTGGTAGAGCATCTTCAGACTCAGCATCTGTCCATTCCTGCTGGATCCAATGTGCTATATACATTACCCGAG CTATTCTTCTACAAGCCCAACCTTTGGTGGCCCAATGGAATGGGAAAGCAATCTCtttataatgtacaaataaCAGTTGATGCGAACTATCATGGAGAGTCTGATTCTTGGAGTCAGCATTTTGGGTTCCGCAAGATTGAAAGTCACATAGATACTGACACTGGTGGAAG ACTATTTAAAGTCAATGGAGAGCCAATATTCATCCGAGGTGGTAATTGGATACTATCAGATGGGTTGCTACGGCTTTCAAAGAAACGCTATAGGACAGATATTAAGTTTCACGCTGACATGAATTTCAATATGATGCGCTGTTGGGGTGGTGGAATTGCTGAAAGGCCTGAGTTCTATCATTACTGTGACATCTATGGTCTTCTG GTTTGGCAAGAATTCTGGATAACTGGGGACGTTGATGGACGAGGTGTTCCAGTATCAAATCCCAATGGTCCTTTGGACCACGATCTTTTTTTGCTATGTGCTAGAGACACTGTGAAGCTGCTAAGAAATCATCCTAGTCTTGCTCTATGGGTTGGAGGTAACGAGCAAGTTCCCCCGGAAGATATCAACACGGCTTTGAAAAACGATCTACAGCTTCATCCTTATTTCGAGAGCCCTGTCAACTGTAAGCATTCTGTGGAGGAGATTTTCCCGATTTCAAAGGATCCTAGCCAGTATCTGGATGGGACCCGTATCTACATCCAAGGATCCATGTGGGATGGCTTTGCTAATGGGAAGGGGGACTTCACTGATGGTCCCTATGAAATACAGTATCCTGAGAACTTTTTCAAGGATGACTTCTATAAGTATGGCTTCAATCCCGAGGTTGGTTCGGTGGGAATGCCTGTTGCGGCTACTATTAGAGCCACGATGCCCCAAGAGGGTTGGCAGATTCCTCTATTTAACACGTTGCCAAATGGTTACATCGAGGAAGTCCCCAATCCTATCTGGCAGTACCATACGTATATACCGTATTCAAAACCAGGGCTGGTTCATGATCAAATCTTACTATATGGAACACCTAAAGATCTCGATGACTTTTGTCTAAAG GCGCAACTGGTTAACTACATCCAGTACAGAGCTCTCTTAGAAGGTTGGACCTCCCGTATGTGGAGCAAGTACACGGGTGTCTTGATTTGGAAAACGCAAAACCCTTGGACAGGTCTACGGGGCCAGTTCTACGATCATCTCCACGAGCAAACAGCGGGGTTTTATGGTTGTCGTTGTGCTGCAGAACCAATTCATGTCCAGCTAAATCTGTCTACATATTGGATAGAG GTAGTGAACACCACGTCCAATGATCTATCCGACATGGCTATAGAAGTTTCGGTTTGGGATCTGGAAGGAGCATGCCAGTACTACCAAGTCTTTGATAAGTTCACTGCACCATCTAAGAGAACGACGCCTACTTTTGAGATGAAATATCCGAAGTCTGAGAGCCCCGAGCctgtttattttcttctcctcAAGCTCTATAAGATGTCAGACTACGAGATCTTATCCAGAAACTTTTATTGGCTGCATCTTCCTGGTGGAAATTACAGGCTTCTGGAACCATACAAACAGAGACAAATCCCCCTCAAGATCACTTCTCTGACTTTCATTAGAGGATCCAGCTACGAGGTGAGGATGCATATCGAGAACACCTCAAAGAAGCCAGATTCAAGAATCCTACGGCATGGAAACAGAAATCTGGATACGTCACTGTGTCCCAAGAGAGAGGAGGCTGATAAGAGCTTGTTTGGGAAGATGTTGAAGCACTTTTCGCATAAAGACAGTGGTGCTCGTGTTGTTGAAATCAGTGGAAGTGAAACTGGGGTTGCCTTCTTCCTTCAGCTCTCTGTTCATGCTTCAGGGGAAGACAAGAAAGACACTCGGATCTTGCCAGTTCATTACTCGAACAACTATTTCTCAGTTGTACCGGGGGAGGTGATGACGGTGATCCTGAACTTTGATGTCCCTGAGGGTGTCACGCCCCAGGTTATGATCAACGGTTGGAACTACCAAAGCGGGCTTACAATTGGCTAG
- the LOC125203224 gene encoding pentatricopeptide repeat-containing protein At3g05340-like, which produces MSAVRCVLTKFRSPPPPLLSWCRSSTSSLHISPHSSKNTLSSFTDANLIELINSCARQGDLRLGSHLHAYLIKNPPSLDVGAPLTRRNTQLMYNCLLHMYCKCGQLSDAVNLFDEMPLRDTVSWNSLISGFLKVGNLETGFGYFKLLLGSTEYMFDHASFTSVLSACGGKELLAIVKRLHALAILSGYHRDVTVGNALTTSYFRCLSLELGMCVFYQMPERNVVTWTAAISGMAQNEFYAGSLNLFMEMYHSSISPNALTYLAALTACSGLQALKEGAQIHGVVYKMGYQSDLCIESALMDVYSKCGCVEEAWRIFESAEVLDEVSMTVILAGFAQNGYGEEAIRLFVKMVKVGAYLDPNMISAILGVFGIGASQGLGMQIHSMVTKKGIASNVFVSNGLINMYSKCGELEGSVKVFEGMVKKNQVSWNSMIAAFARHGDGLRALELYEQMKLAGVEPTDVTFLSLLHACSHVGFLHKGMEFLQSMEMTYGMRPRVEHYACVVDMLGRAGMLREAKSFIEGLRVKPDALVWQALLGACSIHGDVDVGNYAAEQLAQAAPDSPVLFVSMANIYSSRGLWKERARTIKKMNEIGVAKDTGASWIEIKKEIHSFVVADRIHQQGDDIYAVLTMLFRQMRDDGHSTTDLNCSSSIAHFPLDYWMVCCA; this is translated from the coding sequence ATGAGTGCTGTCAGATGCGTCCTCACGAAATTCCGGTCTCCGCCGCCTCCGCTTCTTTCGTGGTGCCGTTCCTCAACATCATCTCTGCACATTTCACCTCACTCCTCCAAAAACACATTATCTTCCTTCACAGATGCGAACCTCATCGAACTGATCAATTCTTGCGCCAGACAAGGCGATCTCCGCCTGGGTTCTCACCTCCACGCCTACCTCATCAAGAACCCTCCATCTTTGGATGTCGGAGCTCCACTCACTCGTCGAAATACTCAGCTCATGTACAACTGTTTACTGCACATGTACTGCAAATGCGGACAACTCAGTGATGCAGTCAACCTGTTCGACGAAATGCCGCTTAGAGACACTGTCTCGTGGAACTCGCTCATTTCGGGTTTCCTTAAAGTGGGAAACTTGGAAACCGGATTTGGATATTTCAAATTGTTGTTGGGCTCTACGGAATACATGTTTGATCACGCGAGTTTTACTTCGGTGCTATCGGCTTGTGGTGGAAAGGAGTTGCTTGCCATTGTGAAGAGGCTACACGCATTGGCGATTTTAAGTGGTTATCACAGGGATGTAACAGTCGGAAATGCCCTAACCACTTCGTATTTCAGATGTTTGTCTCTGGAGTTGGGGATGTGCGTTTTTTATCAGATGCCGGAGAGGAATGTTGTTACTTGGACGGCTGCTATTTCGGGGATGGCGCAGAATGAGTTTTATGCTGGGAGCTTGAATCTGTTCATGGAAATGTACCACAGTTCAATTTCTCCCAATGCTTTGACGTATTTGGCTGCGCTGACGGCCTGCTCTGGACTGCAGGCGCTCAAGGAAGGTGCTCAGATTCATGGTGTGGTTTATAAGATGGGGTATCAATCAGATTTGTGCATCGAGAGTGCGTTGATGGATGTGTATTCAAAATGTGGTTGTGTGGAGGAGGCGTGGCGGATATTTGAGTCTGCTGAGGTTCTTGATGAGGTGTCTATGACTGTTATACTTGCTGGTTTTGCACAGAATGGATACGGGGAGGAGGCTATACGGTTGTTTGTGAAGATGGTGAAGGTCGGAGCCTATCTCGACCCCAACATGATTTCAGCCATTCTTGGGGTGTTTGGCATTGGTGCTTCTCAGGGTCTAGGCATGCAGATTCACTCTATGGTGACCAAGAAGGGAATTGCTTCAAATGTCTTTGTTAGCAATGGCTTAATCAACATGTATTCCAAATGTGGGGAGTTGGAAGGATCAGTTAAGGTTTTTGAGGGCATGGTTAAGAAGAATCAAGTGTCGTGGAACTCCATGATTGCAGCTTTTGCTCGCCATGGTGATGGGTTGAGAGCGCTCGAGTTATACGAACAGATGAAGTTAGCCGGTGTGGAACCAACAGATGTTACATTTCTGTCCTTGCTTCATGCTTGTAGTCATGTTGGGTTCCTGCACAAGGGCATGGAGTTTTTACAATCCATGGAGATGACGTATGGAATGAGGCCGAGAGTGGAGCATTACGCGTGTGTAGTAGACATGCTCGGCAGAGCAGGGATGTTAAGAGAAGCCAAGAGTTTCATAGAGGGGTTGCGGGTGAAACCAGATGCACTTGTTTGGCAAGCATTGCTCGGCGCTTGCAGTATCCATGGCGATGTTGACGTGGGGAATTATGCAGCCGAGCAGCTGGCTCAAGCGGCACCTGATAGTCCAGTGCTGTTTGTCTCCATGGCCAACATCTACTCTTCTAGAGGGTTGTGGAAGGAACGAGCAAGAACAATAAAGAAGATGAACGAGATAGGAGTTGCGAAAGACACAGGTGCTAGTTGGattgagattaagaaggagaTTCACAGTTTTGTTGTTGCTGATCGAATCCATCAACAAGGCGACGATATTTACGCTGTGCTGACGATGTTGTTTAGACAAATGAGAGATGATGGCCACTCCACCACTGATCTAAATTGCTCAAGCTCCATTGCACATTTTCCACTGGATTATTGGATGGTTTGTTGTGCATGA
- the LOC125207791 gene encoding microtubule-binding protein TANGLED-like gives MVARTPPKQHHKLAVVAPPISPTLLRETVNKVDRCMARLQELQHTVTVSDLSLSPRSYRGPMPTSLRCKQDSFRLKNAKSRRSPPGKLPVSKEEWRKMSLPAMLLGETVGEILQATQFARNLVEAVSSKPQKPVDDEPKTPLTKQTPDLENSSLHARRRREKQVVQQKELHNAPPPSLRRAKSKINFKVSPLQNRECDKENCRYIANRVSPRNRPWVRKTVLFPNPLFLSSPTSQHHKFGKTKSPMITKNRQTPHRFLIKSPPPPPAAASSKFQVKIRSPPLCISPTRGAERASSAAARLRRSFSPSRLASKLVSPLKSRKSLPQNRELMMKKTMGGLKQWPTSFSMRFSSPRRV, from the exons ATGGTCGCACGAACCCCACCAAAGCAGCACCACAAGCTTGCGGTGGTGGCGCCGCCCATCAGTCCCACTCTCCTCCGAGAAACCGTTAACAAG GTGGATCGATGTATGGCTCGGCTGCAAGAGCTTCAACACACAGTGACAGTCTCCGATTTGAGTTTGAGTCCTCGCAGTTATAGAGGGCCAATGCCAACAAGCCTACGCTGTAAACAGGATTCGTTCAG gTTAAAGAATGCTAAATCTCGAAGATCCCCTCCTGGAAAGCTTCCAGTAAGTAAAG AGGAATGGCGAAAAATGTCGTTGCCAGCAATGCTATTGGGAGAAACAGTTGGAGAAATCCTACAAGCAACACAGTTTGCCAGAAACCTAGTCGAGGCAGTGTCCTCCAAGCCCCAAAAACCAGTAGACGACGAGCCAAAAACACCGCTGACAAAGCAGACGCCAGACCTGGAAAACTCCAGTCTGCATGCACGTAGAAGGAGGGAGAAGCAAGTTGTGCAACAGAAAGAATTGCACAATGCCCCCCCTCCTTCTCTAAGACGAGCCAAGTCCAAGATCAACTTCAAGGTCTCGCCCTTGCAGAACAGAGAGTGTGACAAGGAAAACTGCCGGTACATAGCTAATAGAGTCTCACCAAGGAATAGGCCATGGGTGAGGAAGACTGTCCTATTTCCAAATCCTTTGTTTTTGTCATCTCCCACATCACAGCATCACAAGTTTGGCAAGACAAAGTCACCCATGATTACAAAAAATCGACAAACTCCACATAGGTTCTTGATCAAGTcccctcctcctccacctGCTGCTGCATCCTCCAAGTTCCAAGTGAAAATCAGAAGCCCTCCTCTTTGTATTTCCCCAACACGAGGTGCTGAGAGGGCGTCATCAGCTGCAGCAAGGCTGAGAAGATCATTCTCGCCTTCGAGGCTAGCCAGCAAGCTCGTGTCGCCACTGAAAAGCAGAAAATCCTTGCCACAGAATAGGGagttgatgatgaagaagacaATGGGTGGATTGAAACAGTGGCCTACGTCTTTTTCAATGCGATTCTCCTCACCTCGGAGAGTTTGA